The window GCCCGCGTTCACGCGGGTCCTCGGTCATCTCGGCGGGCATGGTCACGTACGGCACCTGGAAGACGGCGTACGCGGTGGCGGCGAGGAGGAACAGGGCGCCGACGTAGGCGGCGGCCGCGGCTCCGCGCAGGGGCGGCGCCGCGAAGATCAGCGCGAAGAGCGGCGGCAGGGTGCAGGCGCCGGCCAGGAGGAACGGGCGGCGCGGTCCACCGCGCAGCCGGCTGCGGTCGGAGAGCGCGCCGACCAGCGGGTTGACGAGGACGTCCCACGCCTTGGGCAGGAACACGGCGGCGCCCGCCACGGCGGCGGGCACGGCGAGGACGTTGGTCAGGTAGTAGAGCAGGATCAGGCCGGGCACGGTGGCGAAGGTGCCCGTGCACAGCGAGCCGAGCCCGTATCCGATCCGCACGGTGCGCGGCAGGGGCGGGGCCGCGGGACGGTCCGGACCGGCAGCTGGCATGGCCAGATCATGAACGACGGTTCAGCCCTTCGGCAATACCCGGGGGCGTCCACGCCGCGCGGCAGGCGCACCGCGGCCCGGACCGGTGCGGCCGGTCCGGGCCTGCGGCAGCGCGCGGGATCAGTCGAAGACGGGGCCCTGGGTCCGGGTCCGCTTGAGCTCGTAGAAGCCGGGGATCGAGGCGACCAGCAGGGTGCCGTCCCAGAGCTTCGCCGCGTCCTCGCCCTTCGGGGCGGGGGTGACGACGGGACCGAAGAAGGCGACCTGCTTGCCGTCCGAGCCGGGTACGGCGATGACCGGTGTGCCGACGTCCTGGCCCACCTTGTCGATGCCCTCCTGGTGGGAGGCGCGCAGCTCCTTGTCGAACGCGTCGGAGTCGGCGTACTCCAGCAGGTCGGCCGGCAGACCGACGTCCGCCAGGGCGCCCGCGTACGCCTCGCGGGTGAGGCCCTCGCCGTTGTTGTGGATGCGGGTGCCGAGTGCGTTGTAGAGGGGGCCGACGACCTCGTCCCCGTGCTTCTGCTGCGCGGCGATGACGATGCGGACGGACTCCCACGCCGTCGTGCGCATCACGTCCGCGTACTTCTCGGGCAGCTCGTCGATCCGGCTCTCGTTGAGGACGGCCAGGCTCATCACGTGCCAGCGGACCTCGATGTCGCGGAGCTTCTCCACCTCGAGCACCCAGCGGGAGGTCATCCACGCCCAGGGACAGAGCGGGTCGAACCAGAAGTCGACCGGGACCTTGCCGGCGGCCGTGCTGTTCTCGGGCATGTCTCTCCTCATGAAATCGGTCTGCACCTTTCCGCAGAACACCACGGAGCACTCAGGCCATTCCCGTGCACGCCGCCGGATGCCCGCATGCGAGGATCAAAGGTGTTCGAATGAGACACGAAGGAGTGTTCCGTGCCCGGTGAAAACCTGTCCCGCGACGAGGCCCGCGCGAGGGCCGAGCTGCTGACCGTCGACGGATACGAGGTCGCCCTGGACCTGCGTTCCGCCGTCGGCGAGCCCGGCGGGGCCGACGGGGAGGCCGGTCCGCGCACCTTCCGCTCGCGGACGACGATCCGCTTCCGCGCCGCCCGCCCCGGGGCCTCGACCTTCGCCGACCTGGTGGCCCCGGCCGTGAGCGCCGTGTCGCTGAACGGGAAGGACCTGGACCCGGCGGCGGTCTTCGACGGCACCCGGATCGCGCTGGACGACCTCTCCGAGGGCGACAACGTCCTGGTCGTCGACGCGCAGTGCGCGTACAGCAGGACCGGCGAGGGCATGCACCGCTTCGTCGACCCGGAGGACGGCGAGGTCTACCTCTACACGCAGTACGAGCCTGCCGACGCCCGGCGCGTCTTCGCCAACTTCGAGCAGCCCGACCTCAAGGCGCCCTACCGCTTCGAGGTGACGGCGCCCGAGGGCTGGCGGGTGTGGAGCAACGGCGCGGAGGAGTCGCAGGACGGCGAGGTCCACCGGTTCGCGGAGACCCTGCCGATCTCGACGTACATCACCGCGGTCGTGGCGGGGCCGTACCACTACGTGACCGACAGCTACACCCGTACGTCCGACGACGGCGAGAAGCTGGAGATCCCCCTGGGCGCCATGTGCCGCAAGGGGCTCGCGCGCCACTTCGACGCGGACGACATCTTCCTCGTCACGAAGCAGGGCCTGGACTTCTTCCACGACCACTTCGACTACCCGTACCCCTTCGGGAAGTACGACCAGGCGTTCGTGCCGGAGTACAACCTCGGCGCGATGGAGAACCCGGGCCTGGTCACCTTCCGCGAGGAGTACGTCTACCGCGGCAAGGTCACCTCGGCGTCCTACGAGCGCCGCGCGAACGTCATCCTGCACGAGATGGCGCACATGTGGTTCGGCGACCTGGTCACGATGCGGTGGTGGGACGACCTGTGGCTGAAGGAGTCCTTCGCCGACTTCATGGGGACGTTCTCGATGGTGGAGGCGACCCGCTTCACCAACGGCTGGATCACCTTCGCGAACAACCGCAAGGCCTGGGCGTACCGCGCCGACCAGCTGCCGTCCACGCATCCGGTCACGGCCGACATCCGTGACCTGGAGGACGCCAAGCTGAACTTCGACGGGATCACGTACGCCAAGGGCGCCTCCGTGCTGAAGCAGCTCGTGGCCTATGTGGGACGCGACGCGTTCCTGGAGGGCGCGCGCCGGTACTTCAAGCGGCACGCCTACGGGAACACCGAGCTGGGCGACCTGCTGTCGGTGCTGGCCGAGACGTCCGGGCGCGACATGACGGCCTGGTCGCGCGCGTGGCTGCAGACCGCCGGCGTCAACACGCTGACCCCGGTCGTGACCTACGACGACGAGGGCCGCGTCGCGGAGCTCGCCGTGACGCAGGAGGCCGCCGCCTCGCATCCCGAGCTGCGGCCGCACCGGGTCGCGGTGGGCCTGTACCGGCTCACCCCCGAGGGCACGGTGGAGCGGTACGCCCGCGCCGAGACCGACGTCGCGGGCGCACGCACCGTGGTCGCGGAGCTGGCCGGGGCCGAGCGGCCCGACCTGGTGCTGGTCAACGACGACGACCTCACGTTCTGCAAGATCCGCTTCGACGAGCGGTCGCTGGACACCCTCCGCGATCACCTCGGTGACATCACCGACCCGCTGGCCCGCGCGCTGTGCTCGTCGGCGCTGTGGAACCTGACGCGTGACGCGGTGCTGCCGGCCCGGGACTTCGTCTCCCTGGTGCTGACCTCCGCCGGCCGCGAGACGGACATCGGCGTCCTGCAGATGCTGCACACCTGGGCCCGGTCCGCCGTGGACCACTACGCCGCGCCGGGCTGGCGCGAGGAGGGCGGCCGGGCCCTGGCCGAGGGCGCGCTGCGCGAGCTGCGGCGCGCGGAGCCGGGGAGCCAGCACCAGCTGACGTGGGCCCGGTTCCTCGCCGCGGTGGCCTCATCGGACGCGGACCTGCAGCTGCTGGCCGGGCTGCTCGACGGCACGGCCGTGATCGAGGGCCTGGACGTCGACCAGGAGCTGCGCTGGGCCTTCCTGTCCCCGCTGGTCTCGCACGGCGCGGCGGACGAGGCGGCCGTGGACGCCGAACTCGCCCGCGACGACACCGCGTCGGGCAAGCGGCACCACGTGCGGTGCCTCGCGTCGCGCCCCTCGGCCGCGGTCAAGGCTCAGGCGTGGGCGGCGGTCGTCGAGTCCGACAAGCTGTCCAACGCCCTGGTCGGGGCGACGATCGCCGGTTTCGAGCAGGCCTCGCAGCGTGAGCTGCTGGCGCCGTACACGGCCTCGTACTTCGAGGCGATCGAGCGGGTGTGGGCCGAGCGCTCCATCCAGATCGGCATCGACGTGGTCAAGGGCCTGTTCCCGGGGCTGCAGGACGACCCCGCGACCCTCACCGCGACGGACGCGTGGCTGACCTCGCACCCGGACGCGGCACCCGCGCTGCGGCGGCTGGTCCTGGAGGCGCGGGACGACCTGGCGCGGACGCTGCGGGGCCAGGAGCGCGACGCGGCGGAGTGAGAACCCGGTGCGCGCCCCGCACACGCGTGCGGGGCGCGCGCCGCACATTCCCCGTCGCGACCACTCTTTTCGGCACTCGAACTGCTGTGCTTTTGAACGGCGTTGTCC is drawn from Streptomyces sp. NBC_00178 and contains these coding sequences:
- a CDS encoding mycothiol-dependent nitroreductase Rv2466c family protein; its protein translation is MPENSTAAGKVPVDFWFDPLCPWAWMTSRWVLEVEKLRDIEVRWHVMSLAVLNESRIDELPEKYADVMRTTAWESVRIVIAAQQKHGDEVVGPLYNALGTRIHNNGEGLTREAYAGALADVGLPADLLEYADSDAFDKELRASHQEGIDKVGQDVGTPVIAVPGSDGKQVAFFGPVVTPAPKGEDAAKLWDGTLLVASIPGFYELKRTRTQGPVFD
- the pepN gene encoding aminopeptidase N, with amino-acid sequence MPGENLSRDEARARAELLTVDGYEVALDLRSAVGEPGGADGEAGPRTFRSRTTIRFRAARPGASTFADLVAPAVSAVSLNGKDLDPAAVFDGTRIALDDLSEGDNVLVVDAQCAYSRTGEGMHRFVDPEDGEVYLYTQYEPADARRVFANFEQPDLKAPYRFEVTAPEGWRVWSNGAEESQDGEVHRFAETLPISTYITAVVAGPYHYVTDSYTRTSDDGEKLEIPLGAMCRKGLARHFDADDIFLVTKQGLDFFHDHFDYPYPFGKYDQAFVPEYNLGAMENPGLVTFREEYVYRGKVTSASYERRANVILHEMAHMWFGDLVTMRWWDDLWLKESFADFMGTFSMVEATRFTNGWITFANNRKAWAYRADQLPSTHPVTADIRDLEDAKLNFDGITYAKGASVLKQLVAYVGRDAFLEGARRYFKRHAYGNTELGDLLSVLAETSGRDMTAWSRAWLQTAGVNTLTPVVTYDDEGRVAELAVTQEAAASHPELRPHRVAVGLYRLTPEGTVERYARAETDVAGARTVVAELAGAERPDLVLVNDDDLTFCKIRFDERSLDTLRDHLGDITDPLARALCSSALWNLTRDAVLPARDFVSLVLTSAGRETDIGVLQMLHTWARSAVDHYAAPGWREEGGRALAEGALRELRRAEPGSQHQLTWARFLAAVASSDADLQLLAGLLDGTAVIEGLDVDQELRWAFLSPLVSHGAADEAAVDAELARDDTASGKRHHVRCLASRPSAAVKAQAWAAVVESDKLSNALVGATIAGFEQASQRELLAPYTASYFEAIERVWAERSIQIGIDVVKGLFPGLQDDPATLTATDAWLTSHPDAAPALRRLVLEARDDLARTLRGQERDAAE